CGCCATCGACCGTGTTCACTCGATGAAATCGTCGGCTGTAACAAGGTAACTCGTTTCCGCTCTGGACCAATACGTTGTACGCTCGTAATACCTCGGGATCGAAAGTTTTCTTTGTCCTCGTCCGGTCCGCGCGCCGCTCCTATTAAGTTACAAACTCTTTCGATGCCCCTGTTTACATCTCGGATATTTCCATAGCGCACCGCGACGCCAATTGTAATACAATATCTCCGACGGTGACTCTGGCGTCGTCGAAAGCATCCCAGCGAACAACGCCGCAACTGGAAGCGACATCTGACCGGCGGAGTCGgaaaaccgttcgatcgagCTTTTTCGGTGCTTCTCGGCGGGTACATCTCGGCTGTGCGGTATTTCACCTCGGACTCGCAATCGGAACCGGCCGCGGGAATTCCGCACCGCGTCCGAAGACAAACTGCGAACAATCGTTTCCGTCTGCTTTCGGAAACGCGATATCAGTCGCGGTGTATACCATGACATGGACGGACTCGGTACGATAACGTGGGAAAAGTTCTTGGAGGACGTCGAAGCCATCGTGACGACTTCCGACAAGATCGGTGATGGATGGGAACTGGTGGGCGACAAGGTAACGGAGACCCCGCGCAACGATAGAATCGAATATCCGATCCACTCGCGCGACGTTTTTCCGAAATGAAAGGGCCGTTTTTCTGCTTTCCACAGTCCGTACCCGGCATGGCGTACATTTCCAGACAGGTGAAAACACACGTCCCGTGCGACTATCCGATCGACGAACCGACAAACAGGGAGGACGTTGATTGGCTCGAAAATCTTGAATCCGGAATGGCGAAGGACCCTTTCGAAGCGGCTTCGAAAGCCGAGAGGCCTCTGATCGTACTTCACCACGTTCTGTGGTCCATTAGCTATAGCGTGCCGGTTTTGTACTTCAACGGATGGAAGTCTGGTGAGAAATGATACcgtttgacattttttctttttttctttctttttcccttcaccCTCCCTCCTAACCACCCGAATCCGTGCGGTCGCGGGCGCGCGACGGTTCCACGGAAGAAGCGTGAGGCCGCGGCTCGCACGAAATGACGAAGAGCTTTGAGCTTCGAGTTCCGCTAACCCAGTCTCGACGTGATCCAGCGGATCTGGGTTAATGTGGAAAGAGtggatagagagagagagaaagagagtgaGAATATCGCGGGAAAAACTGGCGAGTCGTTCGGTTTGTGCGGGAACCGTTGGATGCGAGTAGTCGTTGTCAGGTAGCGACGCCGCCGCGACCGTCGTGGTTGTAGCCCTCTTAAAAAACAAGCGACGGTAACATTAGCGACAAGCCTTTGTCGGACAATATCTAAGCTCGCGGTGGCGTCTTTTGTTTCTGGCTTTTTACTTTCCCGTCTCTTTTCGAATCGTACCTCTTCTGCCGATCGCCGTTTCTCTCTTAGCCTCGTTCAGAGgaatgaggaggaggagcgcTAGCTGCCGGATCGAACGAACAATCAACCCACCGACGCCTTCAAATTCCACTCTTCGCGGGGATTAAGGCCGATGTGAGTGGACGACGTCGAGTATTCCATGATTCGCGATGGATTTCGATTTCCGAACGAACTTCGCCACCTAcggctccccccccccccttcccccccccttcttcttcttcttctcactcCGCGATTCCGACCTGAGGAAGACCCCGTCGAGCTTCCGGTTTATCAcactttattttcaactctgctcgcccccctcccccgaatattcgaaataacaaaatactCCGTCACGGCTGAGCGCGTTCATACCGCAGGGATaagggaggagggaaaaaaaaaaatcggaagggAGGATTAACTCCAGGTCCCGCGAACGCTCGTTGCAGTCCTGACGCGGCGATTTGAATGAATTTGGAATCAGGTCAGCGCATTTTGtctggggaaaataaaaatgaagctgTACATTTTTCGCGATGCTTTCGAGAGGAGAGGAGTGCTCGAATCGTGTCCTTACTTAATCGCCACAATTGAAAAGATCCAATCCCATTGTACGGAGAAGCGGGTTTTTCGCGAACCGTTTAAAGGAAAATTCTCCCTCAAAGAAATCCTGGCGGCCCGGACGCGGCTCGgcccgtattttttttttccgtcctcCCTCGAAAGTTTCATTGTTTTTGATCTGCGCAGATTTTCCAGGCTGCAATCCGATCAGTGTCGAGGTCGCCcagaaattaacgaaaaacgacCAGGTTCTGGGATATGCGGAAATGTCCCAGGCTATACATCCCATCGTAGGAACACCCTTTCTCCAACTACACCCCTGCAAGTCGCAGGAACTTTTgcaacatttttcgaaaaggtCAGGCCGCCGCGTTACGAattcgaattcatttttcgaatcattccGTAACGCTTTTGGTAAGAACTTCGCATTTCGTTTCAGCTGCAACAAAGTAGTGAGCTGGCTGAGCGCCGCCGCGCCTGCAGCGTTGCGATATAAACTACACGAGGATTATTACAAACTAACCATTCGAACCGTTCGAGTGTAACGTGTGAAgtaaagttgaaaataaaattttttttcaacaaagcGTACCTCGTTTTTATTACTGTGGATATTCAACCTCCGTTGCGAAAAAATATCGCCGAGGTATAGTTTACACccctgtgtgtgtgtatataccagAAGCCAAGCAGCTATCGAGGTTCTGAATAGAATCGATATTAAAGTGAGTCCGGAGTCGAGatattcgtgaaaattattcgcaatGCGTGTCCGTAGATTCAGCGAATTTCGTCCACCTGAAATTCGACTTTGAGAGAAGATCGAATTTTCTCTCAGGTCGACTgctgtgcgttttttttttctcttcttttacgaagtctctttttttcagtttttttttttttttttttttttttacattcagcTTTTCCAAAGTCACGAAAGGACGAAAACGCGTCGCGTGTGAGTTTTAACGAGGTGAACGACAGCCGACAATTAATACATTACACCACCTGGCATCCCCGTTGAATGAGGCAAGTCGATCGATGTAGTGGAAAATCGGTGACGGTGGGTTTGGTTGGCTTCTTAGATACCGCGTAGAGTCAATCAGGAGTTCGGTGGAAATGGTGATgaggacggagagagagagagagatttcgTTGCTATGGTAACCGAGTTTGTTGCGCTGCGACCCTGCCGCCGCGTCTGATAAAAAAGGACGCAAAAGACCGCGCCTCCGTATTCCATCGCCGCACCGTCGACCTCCTCGCATCGCGCGGAGGGGAGAAGcggaaaaattgggaataCGGGcgtgcggagagaaaaaaaaaaaaaaaaaacaaaaaaaacacagcggaacaaacgaaaaaaacatctCGACGGTTCGAAGCGAAAATCGCAAAACGGCGTGTCCGACGTCCCGAAAAGGTGTGGAAAACCCCGAAACGATACGCGCCACGGAATTTCGACCGAATCAAACGCGTCCTCCGTTACACGcataatgtaaatatatttatagcgTCTGCATATATATGCTCAGGTACCCGTGCTGAAATTGAGCAATTGAGAATGATTACAGTAATTGGCACTTGAACATTGCAATTTGCGTTCGAATGGTATGTACGAGTCTAACTGAAACCGGCTGACTCAGAAATGCAGACGACGATCAGCGAACGACCCTCATCCCCCTccgatgaacgaaaaaaaaactttctgcccgccaaaaaaacaaagacaacGCAAAAGTGTACCATATACGCGCGCACCCACCCATCATCCATCCATGAATTCGTCACGTTTGATACCGACGTCGAATTTGCGATGCGAAGTgcgagatgatgaaaaaaaaaaaaaaaaaaaatggcgggaaataaaataatcgggGTATCGGCGAAGTGGTCGAAGGAGTGATACCCGGCTGCTATGCGGGGGCTGGCGGTcgtcgtccgtccgtccgtcgtACTCACGATCGGTGGCTTCGAGGCCCGCAACGCACACACATCGAACTGCCCGCGCGGCGCGCACAACCCAACGGCATCACCTCGTCTCTTGGTAGTCGCGGACTCCTGTCCCACGATCAGTGTTCCTCGTCGCGTGGGACACCAGAGTTGCGCCACAAGTGGTGGAGGCAGGTTCCCGCCAGGTGTTCCTCACGTACGAAAGACGCTCCGTTTCGAAGTaactcgtaaaaaaaaaaacaaacggattCGAGATCCCTCGGCTGACTTTGCGACTTTGTGCTACGCCGTTTTTCCCGATCGCCCAAGGGGGTGGCTGGCTGGCTTGTGTCGCCGGTGATACGAgataggaggaaaaaagaatcggaaaTAATTCGTTCTTCTGTCGTCTATTGCAGCGCGGACGGAAGGGCGGAGGGATCGAGAGGAGAAGGGAATTTCGGGAGTAAGAGAAAATACGTAGGGGAGAATTGACATTGTTGT
The sequence above is a segment of the Athalia rosae chromosome 5, iyAthRosa1.1, whole genome shotgun sequence genome. Coding sequences within it:
- the LOC105683954 gene encoding ubiquitin-like-conjugating enzyme ATG10 isoform X1, coding for MDGLGTITWEKFLEDVEAIVTTSDKIGDGWELVGDKSVPGMAYISRQVKTHVPCDYPIDEPTNREDVDWLENLESGMAKDPFEAASKAERPLIVLHHVLWSISYSVPVLYFNGWKSDFPGCNPISVEVAQKLTKNDQVLGYAEMSQAIHPIVGTPFLQLHPCKSQELLQHFSKSCNKVVSWLSAAAPAALRYKLHEDYYKLTIRTVRV
- the LOC105683954 gene encoding ubiquitin-like-conjugating enzyme ATG10 isoform X2, with the translated sequence MDGLGTITWEKFLEDVEAIVTTSDKIGDGWELVGDKSVPGMAYISRQVKTHVPCDYPIDEPTNREDVDWLENLESGMAKDPFEAASKAERPLIVLHHVLWSISYSVPVLYFNGWKSGCNPISVEVAQKLTKNDQVLGYAEMSQAIHPIVGTPFLQLHPCKSQELLQHFSKSCNKVVSWLSAAAPAALRYKLHEDYYKLTIRTVRV